One Streptomyces sp. L2 genomic window carries:
- the rpoB gene encoding DNA-directed RNA polymerase subunit beta has translation MAASRNASTANMNNAASTAPLRISFAKIKEPLEVPNLLALQTESFDWLLGNSVWKARVEAALESGQDVPTKSGLEEIFEEISPIEDFSGSMSLTFRDHRFEPPKNSIDECKDRDFTYAAPLFVTAEFTNNETGEIKSQTVFMGDFPLMTNKGTFVINGTERVVVSQLVRSPGVYFDSSIDKTSDKDIFSAKIIPSRGAWLEMEIDKRDMVGVRIDRKRKQSVTVLLKALGWTTEQILEEFGEYESMRATLEKDHTQGQDDALLDIYRKLRPGEPPTREAAQTLLENLYFNPKRYDLAKVGRYKVNKKLAADAPLDAGVLTVEDVLATIKYLVKLHAGETETVGDNGQTIVVETDDIDHFGNRRLRSVGELIQNQVRTGLARMERVVRERMTTQDVEAITPQTLINIRPVVASIKEFFGTSQLSQFMDQNNPLSGLTHKRRLSALGPGGLSRERAGFEVRDVHPSHYGRMCPIETPEGPNIGLIGSLASYGRVNAFGFVETPYRKVIDGQVTDEVDYLTADEEDRFVIAQANAPLTDELRFAENRVLVRRRGGEVDYVGGEDVDYMDVSPRQMVSVATAMIPFLEHDDANRALMGANMMRQAVPLIKSEAPLVGTGMEYRSAVDAGDVVKAEKAGVVQEVSADYITTANDDGTYITYRLHKFARSNQGTSVNQKVIVNEGDRIIEGQVLADGPATENGEMALGKNLLVAFMPWEGHNYEDAIILSQRLVQDDVLSSIHIEEHEVDARDTKLGPEEITRDIPNVSEEVLADLDERGIIRIGAEVVAGDILVGKVTPKGETELTPEERLLRAIFGEKAREVRDTSLKVPHGEIGKIIGVRVFDREEGDELPPGVNQLVRVYVAQKRKITDGDKLAGRHGNKGVISKILPIEDMPFLEDGTPVDIILNPLGVPSRMNPGQVLEIHLGWLASRGWDVSGLADEWAQRLQAIGADNVQPGTNVATPVFDGAREDELAGLLQHTIPNRDGERMVLPTGKARLFDGRSGEPFPDPISVGYMYILKLHHLVDDKLHARSTGPYSMITQQPLGGKAQFGGQRFGEMEVWALEAYGAAYALQELLTIKSDDVTGRVKVYEAIVKGENIPEPGIPESFKVLIKEMQSLCLNVEVLSSDGMSIEMRDTDEDVFRAAEELGIDLSRREPSSVEEV, from the coding sequence TTGGCCGCCTCGCGCAATGCCTCGACCGCGAATATGAACAACGCTGCCAGCACCGCCCCGCTGCGCATCTCCTTTGCAAAGATCAAGGAGCCCCTTGAGGTTCCGAACCTTCTCGCCCTGCAGACCGAGAGCTTCGACTGGCTCCTCGGGAACAGTGTCTGGAAGGCTCGTGTCGAGGCGGCTCTGGAGTCCGGTCAGGACGTCCCGACCAAGTCCGGACTGGAGGAGATCTTCGAGGAGATCTCCCCGATCGAGGACTTCTCCGGTTCGATGTCGCTGACGTTCCGCGACCACCGTTTCGAGCCCCCGAAGAACAGCATCGACGAGTGCAAGGACCGTGACTTCACGTACGCGGCCCCGCTCTTCGTCACCGCCGAGTTCACGAACAACGAGACCGGCGAGATCAAGTCCCAGACCGTCTTCATGGGCGACTTCCCGCTCATGACGAACAAGGGCACCTTCGTCATCAACGGCACCGAGCGTGTCGTGGTGTCGCAGCTGGTCCGTTCGCCCGGCGTCTACTTCGACTCCTCCATCGACAAGACGTCCGACAAGGACATCTTCTCCGCCAAGATCATCCCGTCCCGGGGTGCCTGGCTGGAGATGGAGATCGACAAGCGCGACATGGTCGGCGTCCGCATCGACCGCAAGCGCAAGCAGTCCGTCACCGTGCTCCTGAAGGCTCTCGGCTGGACGACCGAGCAGATCCTTGAGGAGTTCGGCGAGTACGAGTCGATGCGCGCCACCCTGGAGAAGGACCACACCCAGGGCCAGGACGACGCACTGCTCGACATCTACCGCAAGCTGCGCCCGGGCGAGCCCCCGACCCGCGAGGCCGCGCAGACGCTGCTGGAGAACCTGTACTTCAACCCCAAGCGCTACGACCTCGCCAAGGTCGGCCGCTACAAGGTCAACAAGAAGCTCGCCGCGGACGCCCCGCTGGACGCCGGTGTGCTGACCGTCGAGGACGTCCTCGCGACGATCAAGTACCTGGTCAAGCTGCACGCCGGCGAGACCGAGACGGTCGGTGACAACGGCCAGACGATCGTCGTCGAGACCGACGACATCGACCACTTCGGCAACCGTCGTCTGCGCAGCGTCGGCGAGCTGATCCAGAACCAGGTCCGTACGGGTCTCGCCCGTATGGAGCGCGTCGTGCGCGAGCGCATGACCACCCAGGACGTCGAGGCGATCACGCCGCAGACCCTGATCAACATCCGGCCGGTCGTCGCCTCCATCAAGGAGTTCTTCGGCACCAGCCAGCTGTCGCAGTTCATGGACCAGAACAACCCGCTGTCGGGTCTCACCCACAAGCGCCGCCTGTCGGCCCTTGGCCCGGGTGGTCTCTCCCGTGAGCGGGCCGGCTTCGAGGTCCGTGACGTGCACCCCTCGCACTACGGCCGCATGTGCCCGATCGAGACGCCCGAAGGCCCGAACATCGGTCTGATCGGCTCGCTCGCCTCCTACGGCCGGGTCAACGCGTTCGGTTTCGTCGAGACGCCGTACCGCAAGGTCATCGACGGCCAGGTCACCGACGAGGTGGACTACCTGACCGCCGACGAGGAGGACCGCTTCGTCATCGCGCAGGCCAACGCGCCGCTGACCGACGAGCTCCGCTTCGCCGAGAACCGCGTGCTGGTCCGCCGCCGCGGCGGCGAGGTCGACTACGTCGGCGGCGAGGACGTGGACTACATGGACGTCTCGCCGCGCCAGATGGTGTCGGTCGCGACCGCCATGATCCCCTTCCTGGAGCACGACGACGCCAACCGTGCCCTCATGGGCGCGAACATGATGCGCCAGGCCGTCCCGCTCATCAAGAGCGAGGCCCCGCTCGTCGGCACCGGCATGGAGTACCGCTCCGCCGTCGACGCCGGCGACGTCGTCAAGGCCGAGAAGGCGGGTGTGGTCCAGGAGGTCTCCGCGGACTACATCACCACCGCGAACGACGACGGCACGTACATCACGTACCGCCTGCACAAGTTCGCCCGCTCCAACCAGGGCACCTCGGTCAACCAGAAGGTCATCGTCAACGAGGGCGACCGGATCATCGAGGGCCAGGTCCTCGCCGACGGTCCGGCCACCGAGAACGGTGAGATGGCCCTCGGCAAGAACCTGCTGGTCGCGTTCATGCCGTGGGAGGGTCACAACTACGAGGACGCGATCATCCTGTCGCAGCGCCTCGTGCAGGACGACGTCCTCTCCTCGATCCACATCGAGGAGCACGAGGTCGACGCCCGTGACACCAAGCTCGGCCCCGAGGAGATCACCCGGGACATCCCGAACGTCTCCGAGGAGGTCCTCGCCGACCTCGATGAGCGCGGCATCATCCGCATCGGCGCCGAGGTCGTCGCCGGCGACATCCTGGTCGGCAAGGTCACCCCGAAGGGTGAGACCGAGCTGACCCCGGAGGAGCGCCTGCTGCGCGCGATCTTCGGTGAGAAGGCCCGTGAGGTCCGCGACACCTCGCTGAAGGTGCCGCACGGTGAGATCGGCAAGATCATCGGCGTGCGCGTCTTCGACCGCGAGGAGGGCGACGAGCTTCCCCCCGGTGTGAACCAGCTGGTGCGCGTCTACGTCGCGCAGAAGCGCAAGATCACCGACGGTGACAAGCTCGCCGGCCGGCACGGCAACAAGGGTGTCATCTCCAAGATCCTGCCGATCGAGGACATGCCGTTCCTGGAGGACGGCACCCCGGTCGACATCATCCTGAACCCGCTGGGTGTGCCGTCCCGAATGAACCCGGGACAGGTCCTGGAGATCCACCTCGGCTGGCTCGCCAGTCGCGGCTGGGACGTCTCCGGCCTCGCCGACGAGTGGGCCCAGCGCCTGCAGGCCATCGGCGCGGACAACGTCCAGCCGGGCACCAACGTCGCCACCCCGGTGTTCGACGGTGCCCGCGAGGACGAGCTGGCGGGTCTGCTGCAGCACACCATCCCGAACCGCGACGGCGAGCGCATGGTGCTCCCGACCGGCAAGGCGCGGCTGTTCGACGGCCGCAGCGGTGAGCCGTTCCCGGACCCGATCTCGGTCGGCTACATGTACATCCTGAAGCTGCACCACCTGGTCGACGACAAGCTGCACGCCCGTTCGACCGGCCCGTACTCGATGATCACCCAGCAGCCGCTGGGTGGTAAGGCCCAGTTCGGTGGCCAGCGCTTCGGTGAGATGGAGGTGTGGGCGCTGGAGGCGTACGGCGCCGCCTACGCCCTCCAGGAGCTGCTGACCATCAAGTCCGACGACGTCACCGGCCGCGTGAAGGTCTACGAGGCCATCGTCAAGGGCGAGAACATCCCGGAGCCCGGCATCCCCGAGTCCTTCAAGGTGCTCATCAAGGAGATGCAGTCGCTCTGCCTGAACGTGGAGGTGCTGTCCAGCGACGGTATGTCCATCGAGATGCGTGACACCGACGAGGATGTCTTCCGCGCAGCGGAGGAGCTCGGCATCGACCTGTCCCGGCGCGAGCCGAGCAGCGTCGAAGAGGTCTGA
- a CDS encoding DNA-directed RNA polymerase subunit beta', with protein MLDVNFFDELRIGLATADDIRQWSHGEVKKPETINYRTLKPEKDGLFCEKIFGPTRDWECYCGKYKRVRFKGIICERCGVEVTRAKVRRERMGHIELAAPVTHIWYFKGVPSRLGYLLDLAPKDLEKVIYFAAYMITFVDEERRTRDLPSLEAHVSVERQQVENRRDADLEARAKKLETDLAELEAEGAKADVRRKVREGAEREMKQLRDRAQREIDRLDEVWTRFKNLKVQDLEGDELLYRELRDRFGTYFDGSMGAAALQKRLESFDLEEEAERLREIIRTGKGQKKTRALKRLKVVSAFLQTSNSPKGMVLDCVPVIPPDLRPMVQLDGGRFATSDLNDLYRRVINRNNRLKRLLDLGAPEIIVNNEKRMLQEAVDALFDNGRRGRPVTGPGNRPLKSLSDMLKGKQGRFRQNLLGKRVDYSARSVIVVGPQLKLHQCGLPKAMALELFKPFVMKRLVDLNHAQNIKSAKRMVERGRTVVYDVLEEVIAEHPVLLNRAPTLHRLGIQAFEPQLVEGKAIQIHPLVCTAFNADFDGDQMAVHLPLSAEAQAEARILMLSSNNILKPADGRPVTMPTQDMVLGLFFLTTDGEMRDTKGEGRAFGSTAEATMAFDAGELALQSSVDIRFPVGTIPPRGWTPPVSEEDDADAAAWQQGDPFRLKTTLGRALFNELLPEDYPFVDYSVGKKQLGEIVNDLAERYPKVVVAATLDNLKAAGFYWGTRSGVTVAISDVVVPEAKKEIVKGYEAQDEKVQKQYERGLITKEERTQELIAIWTKATNEVAEAMNANFPKTNPIFMMVDSGARGNMMQMRQIAGMRGLVSNAKNETIPRPIKASFREGLSVLEYFISTHGARKGLADTALRTADSGYLTRRLVDVSQDVIIREEDCGTDRGLKLRIANRGADGVLRKADDVETSVYARMLAEDVVIDGKVIAPANVDLGDVLIEQLVHHGIEEVKTRSILTCESHVGTCAMCYGRSLATGKLVDIGEAVGIIAAQSIGEPGTQLTMRTFHTGGVAGDDITQGLPRVVELFEARTPKGVAPISEANGRVRIEETEKTKKIVVTPDDGSDETAFPISKRARLLVSEGEHVEVGQKLTVGATNPHDVLRILGQRAVQVHLVGEVQKVYNSQGVSIHDKHIEIIIRQMLRRVTIIESGDAELLPGELVERSKFETENRRVVQEGGHPASGRPQLMGITKASLATESWLSAASFQETTRVLTDAAINAKSDSLIGLKENVIIGKLIPAGTGLSRYRNIRVEPTEEAKAAMYSAVGYDDIDYSPFGTGSGQAVPLEDYDYGPYNQ; from the coding sequence GTGCTCGACGTCAACTTCTTCGATGAGCTCCGGATCGGTCTGGCCACCGCTGACGACATCCGTCAGTGGAGCCACGGCGAGGTCAAGAAGCCCGAGACCATCAACTACCGCACCCTCAAGCCGGAAAAGGACGGACTCTTCTGCGAGAAGATCTTCGGCCCCACCCGGGACTGGGAGTGCTACTGCGGCAAGTACAAGCGCGTCCGCTTCAAGGGCATCATCTGCGAGCGCTGCGGCGTCGAGGTCACTCGCGCCAAGGTGCGTCGTGAGCGGATGGGCCACATCGAGCTGGCCGCGCCCGTCACGCACATCTGGTACTTCAAGGGCGTCCCGAGCCGGCTGGGCTACCTGCTCGACCTGGCTCCCAAGGACCTCGAGAAGGTCATCTACTTCGCGGCGTACATGATCACGTTCGTCGACGAGGAGCGCCGTACGCGCGACCTGCCCTCCCTGGAGGCGCACGTCTCCGTGGAGCGCCAGCAGGTCGAGAACCGTCGCGACGCCGACCTGGAGGCCCGCGCCAAGAAGCTCGAGACCGACCTGGCCGAGCTGGAGGCCGAGGGCGCCAAGGCCGACGTGCGCCGCAAGGTGCGCGAGGGCGCCGAGCGCGAGATGAAGCAGCTGCGCGACCGCGCGCAGCGCGAGATCGACCGCCTCGACGAGGTGTGGACCCGGTTCAAGAACCTCAAGGTCCAGGACCTGGAGGGCGACGAGCTGCTCTACCGCGAGCTGCGTGACCGCTTCGGCACGTACTTCGACGGCTCGATGGGTGCCGCGGCGCTGCAGAAGCGCCTGGAGTCCTTCGACCTGGAGGAGGAGGCCGAGCGCCTCCGCGAGATCATCCGCACCGGCAAGGGCCAGAAGAAGACCCGTGCGCTCAAGCGCCTCAAGGTCGTCTCCGCGTTCCTGCAGACGTCCAACAGCCCCAAGGGCATGGTGCTCGACTGCGTGCCGGTCATCCCGCCGGACCTGCGTCCGATGGTGCAGCTGGACGGTGGCCGCTTCGCGACCTCCGACCTGAACGACCTGTACCGCCGTGTCATCAACCGCAACAACCGCCTGAAGCGGCTTCTCGACCTCGGCGCGCCCGAGATCATCGTGAACAACGAGAAGCGCATGCTCCAGGAGGCCGTCGACGCGCTCTTCGACAACGGCCGCCGCGGCCGCCCGGTGACGGGCCCCGGCAACCGTCCGCTGAAGTCGCTGTCCGACATGCTCAAGGGCAAGCAGGGCCGCTTCCGGCAGAACCTGCTCGGCAAGCGAGTCGACTACTCGGCGCGTTCCGTCATCGTCGTCGGCCCGCAGCTGAAGCTGCACCAGTGCGGTCTGCCGAAGGCGATGGCGCTGGAGCTGTTCAAGCCGTTCGTGATGAAGCGCCTGGTCGACCTGAACCACGCGCAGAACATCAAGTCGGCCAAGCGCATGGTCGAGCGTGGCCGCACCGTCGTGTACGACGTCCTCGAAGAGGTCATCGCCGAGCACCCGGTGCTGCTGAACCGTGCGCCCACCCTGCACCGCCTCGGCATCCAGGCCTTCGAGCCGCAGCTGGTCGAGGGCAAGGCCATCCAGATCCACCCGCTCGTCTGCACCGCGTTCAACGCGGACTTCGACGGTGACCAGATGGCCGTGCACCTGCCGCTTTCCGCGGAGGCGCAGGCCGAGGCCCGCATCCTGATGCTGTCCTCGAACAACATCCTCAAGCCCGCCGACGGCCGTCCGGTGACGATGCCGACCCAGGACATGGTCCTCGGTCTGTTCTTCCTCACCACCGACGGCGAGATGCGGGACACCAAGGGCGAGGGCCGGGCGTTCGGTTCCACCGCCGAGGCGACCATGGCGTTCGACGCCGGCGAGCTCGCGCTCCAGTCGTCCGTCGACATCCGCTTCCCGGTGGGCACCATCCCGCCGCGCGGCTGGACCCCGCCGGTCTCCGAGGAGGACGACGCCGACGCCGCCGCCTGGCAGCAGGGCGACCCGTTCCGCCTCAAGACCACGCTGGGCCGCGCGCTCTTCAACGAGCTGCTGCCCGAGGACTACCCGTTCGTCGACTACTCGGTCGGCAAGAAGCAGCTCGGTGAGATCGTCAACGACCTCGCCGAGCGCTACCCCAAGGTGGTCGTGGCGGCGACGCTCGACAACCTGAAGGCGGCCGGCTTCTACTGGGGCACCCGCTCCGGCGTCACCGTGGCCATCTCCGACGTCGTCGTTCCCGAGGCGAAGAAGGAGATCGTCAAGGGCTACGAGGCGCAGGACGAGAAGGTCCAGAAGCAGTACGAGCGCGGTCTGATCACCAAGGAAGAGCGCACGCAGGAGCTCATCGCGATCTGGACCAAGGCGACCAACGAGGTCGCCGAGGCGATGAACGCGAACTTCCCGAAGACGAACCCCATCTTCATGATGGTCGACTCGGGTGCGCGCGGAAACATGATGCAGATGCGTCAGATCGCCGGTATGCGTGGTCTGGTGTCCAACGCCAAGAACGAGACCATCCCGCGGCCCATCAAGGCGTCGTTCCGTGAGGGTCTGTCCGTGCTGGAGTACTTCATCTCCACGCACGGTGCCCGTAAGGGTCTGGCGGACACCGCTCTGCGTACCGCCGACTCGGGTTACCTCACCCGTCGTCTGGTCGACGTCTCCCAGGACGTCATCATCCGCGAGGAGGACTGCGGCACCGACCGCGGTCTGAAGCTGCGGATCGCCAACCGCGGCGCCGACGGTGTGCTGCGCAAGGCGGACGACGTCGAGACCAGCGTCTACGCCCGCATGCTCGCCGAGGACGTCGTCATCGACGGCAAGGTGATCGCGCCGGCCAACGTGGACCTCGGTGACGTGCTCATCGAGCAGCTGGTGCACCACGGCATCGAGGAGGTCAAGACCCGCTCGATCCTGACCTGCGAGTCCCACGTCGGCACCTGCGCGATGTGCTACGGCCGCTCGCTCGCCACCGGCAAGCTGGTCGACATCGGTGAGGCGGTCGGCATCATCGCCGCCCAGTCCATCGGTGAGCCCGGCACCCAGCTGACGATGCGCACCTTCCACACCGGTGGTGTGGCCGGTGACGACATCACCCAGGGTCTGCCGCGTGTCGTCGAGCTCTTCGAGGCCCGTACCCCGAAGGGCGTCGCCCCGATCTCCGAGGCCAACGGCCGCGTGCGGATCGAGGAGACCGAGAAGACCAAGAAGATCGTCGTCACCCCGGACGACGGCAGCGACGAGACGGCGTTCCCGATCTCGAAGCGCGCCCGTCTGCTGGTGTCCGAGGGCGAGCACGTCGAGGTGGGCCAGAAGCTCACCGTGGGTGCCACCAACCCGCACGACGTGCTGCGCATCCTGGGTCAGCGGGCCGTCCAGGTCCACCTGGTCGGCGAGGTCCAGAAGGTCTACAACTCGCAGGGTGTGTCGATCCACGACAAGCACATCGAGATCATCATCCGGCAGATGCTGCGCCGGGTGACGATCATCGAGTCGGGCGACGCTGAGCTGCTGCCCGGCGAGCTGGTCGAGCGCTCGAAGTTCGAGACCGAGAACCGTCGTGTGGTCCAGGAGGGCGGTCACCCGGCCTCCGGCCGGCCGCAGCTCATGGGTATCACCAAGGCCTCGCTGGCCACGGAGTCCTGGCTGTCGGCGGCGTCCTTCCAGGAGACGACGCGAGTCCTCACGGACGCGGCGATCAACGCCAAGTCCGACTCGCTGATCGGCCTCAAGGAGAACGTCATCATCGGTAAGCTCATCCCGGCCGGTACGGGCCTGTCCCGCTACCGCAACATCCGGGTCGAGCCGACCGAGGAGGCCAAGGCCGCGATGTACTCGGCCGTCGGCTACGACGACATCGACTACTCGCCGTTCGGCACGGGCTCCGGCCAGGCCGTCCCGCTGGAGGACTACGACTACGGTCCGTACAACCAGTAG
- the rplL gene encoding 50S ribosomal protein L7/L12 has product MAKLTQDDLLAQFEEMTLIELSEFVKAFEEKFDVTAAAATVVAGPAAGGPAAPAEEEKDEFDVILTGAGDKKIQVIKVVRELTSLGLKEAKDLVDGTPKPVLEKVNKEAAEKAAESLKGAGASVEVK; this is encoded by the coding sequence ATGGCGAAGCTCACCCAGGACGACCTGCTCGCGCAGTTCGAGGAGATGACCCTCATCGAGCTCTCCGAGTTCGTGAAGGCCTTCGAGGAGAAGTTCGACGTCACCGCCGCCGCCGCGACCGTCGTCGCCGGCCCCGCCGCGGGTGGCCCGGCCGCCCCCGCCGAGGAGGAGAAGGACGAGTTCGACGTCATCCTCACCGGCGCCGGCGACAAGAAGATCCAGGTCATCAAGGTCGTGCGCGAGCTGACCTCCCTCGGCCTGAAGGAGGCCAAGGACCTGGTCGACGGCACCCCGAAGCCGGTCCTGGAGAAGGTCAACAAGGAAGCCGCCGAGAAGGCCGCCGAGTCCCTCAAGGGCGCCGGCGCCTCCGTCGAGGTCAAGTAA
- the rpsG gene encoding 30S ribosomal protein S7 yields MPRKGPAPKRPVIIDPVYGSPLVTSLINKVLLNGKRSTAERIVYGAMEGLREKTGNDPIITLKRALENIKPTLEVKSRRVGGATYQVPIEVKPGRANTLALRWLVGYSRARREKTMTERLLNELLDASNGLGAAVKKREDTHKMAESNKAFAHYRW; encoded by the coding sequence ATGCCTCGTAAGGGCCCCGCCCCGAAGCGCCCGGTCATCATCGACCCGGTCTACGGTTCTCCTCTGGTCACGTCGCTGATCAACAAGGTGCTGCTGAACGGCAAGCGCTCCACCGCCGAGCGCATCGTCTACGGCGCCATGGAGGGTCTGCGTGAGAAGACGGGCAACGACCCGATCATCACGCTGAAGCGCGCGCTGGAGAACATCAAGCCGACCCTCGAGGTCAAGTCCCGCCGCGTCGGTGGCGCCACGTACCAGGTGCCGATCGAGGTCAAGCCCGGTCGTGCGAACACCCTGGCGCTGCGCTGGCTCGTCGGCTACTCCCGCGCCCGTCGCGAGAAGACCATGACCGAGCGTCTGCTCAACGAGCTTCTCGACGCCTCGAACGGCCTCGGTGCGGCCGTGAAGAAGCGCGAGGACACCCACAAGATGGCCGAGTCCAACAAGGCCTTCGCGCACTACCGCTGGTAG
- the fusA gene encoding elongation factor G, which translates to MATTSLDLARVRNIGIMAHIDAGKTTTTERILFYTGVSYKIGEVHDGAATMDWMEQEQERGITITSAATTCHWPLENNDYTINIIDTPGHVDFTVEVERSLRVLDGAVTVFDGVAGVEPQSETVWRQADRYGVPRICFVNKLDRTGAEFHRCVDMISDRLGAQPLVMQLPIGAEADFKGVVDLVRMKALVWSAEAAKGEMYDVVDIPATHTEAAEEWHNKLVEAVAENDEEIMELFLEGQEPSEEQLYAAIRRITIASGKSSDTTVTPVFCGTAFKNKGVQPLLDAVVRYLPTPLDVEAIEGHDVKDAEVVVKRKPSEDEPLSALAFKIMSDPHLGKLTFVRVYSGRLESGSAVLNSVKGKKERIGKIYRMHANKREEIESVGAGDIVAVMGLKQTTTGETLCDDKQPVILESMDFPAPVIQVAIEPKSKGDQEKLGVAIQRLAEEDPSFQVHSDEETGQTIIGGMGELHLEVLVDRMRREFKVEANVGKPQVAYRETIRKAVERVDYTHKKQTGGTGQFAKVQIAIEPIEGGDASYEFVNKVTGGRIPKEYIPSVDAGAQEAMQFGILAGYEMTGVRVTLIDGGYHEVDSSELAFKIAGSQAFKEAARKASPVLLEPMMAVEVTTPEDYMGDVIGDINSRRGQIQAMEERAGARVVKGLVPLSEMFGYVGDLRSKTSGRASYSMQFDSYAEVPRNVAEEIIAKAKGE; encoded by the coding sequence ATGGCTACCACTTCACTTGACCTGGCCAGGGTCCGCAACATCGGGATCATGGCCCACATCGACGCGGGCAAGACGACCACCACCGAGCGGATCCTGTTCTACACCGGCGTTTCGTACAAGATCGGCGAGGTCCACGACGGCGCCGCCACGATGGACTGGATGGAGCAGGAGCAGGAGCGTGGCATCACGATCACGTCCGCTGCCACCACCTGCCACTGGCCGCTGGAGAACAACGACTACACGATCAACATCATCGACACCCCGGGGCACGTCGACTTCACCGTCGAGGTGGAGCGCTCCCTGCGTGTGCTCGACGGTGCCGTGACCGTGTTCGACGGTGTCGCCGGTGTCGAGCCCCAGTCCGAGACGGTGTGGCGTCAGGCCGACCGTTACGGCGTGCCGCGTATCTGCTTCGTGAACAAGCTGGACCGTACCGGCGCCGAGTTCCACCGCTGCGTGGACATGATCTCGGACCGCCTGGGCGCCCAGCCGCTGGTCATGCAGCTCCCGATCGGTGCCGAGGCCGACTTCAAGGGCGTCGTGGACCTGGTCCGCATGAAGGCGCTCGTGTGGTCCGCCGAGGCGGCGAAGGGCGAGATGTACGACGTCGTCGACATCCCGGCCACGCACACCGAGGCCGCCGAGGAGTGGCACAACAAGCTCGTCGAGGCCGTCGCGGAGAACGACGAAGAGATCATGGAGCTGTTCCTGGAGGGCCAGGAGCCCTCGGAGGAGCAGCTGTACGCCGCGATCCGTCGTATCACCATCGCCTCGGGCAAGTCGTCGGACACCACGGTCACCCCGGTGTTCTGCGGTACCGCGTTCAAGAACAAGGGCGTCCAGCCCCTGCTCGACGCGGTCGTGCGCTACCTGCCGACCCCGCTCGACGTCGAGGCCATCGAGGGCCACGACGTCAAGGACGCCGAGGTCGTCGTCAAGCGCAAGCCGTCCGAGGACGAGCCGCTGTCGGCCCTCGCGTTCAAGATCATGAGCGACCCGCACCTGGGCAAGCTCACCTTCGTCCGGGTCTACTCGGGCCGCCTGGAGTCCGGCTCCGCCGTGCTGAACTCCGTCAAGGGCAAGAAGGAGCGCATCGGCAAGATCTACCGCATGCACGCCAACAAGCGTGAGGAGATCGAGTCGGTGGGCGCCGGCGACATCGTCGCGGTCATGGGTCTGAAGCAGACCACGACGGGCGAGACGCTGTGCGACGACAAGCAGCCGGTGATCCTGGAGTCCATGGACTTCCCGGCGCCGGTCATCCAGGTCGCCATCGAGCCCAAGTCGAAGGGCGACCAGGAGAAGCTGGGCGTCGCGATCCAGCGCCTGGCCGAGGAGGACCCGTCGTTCCAGGTCCACTCGGACGAGGAGACGGGCCAGACCATCATCGGTGGTATGGGCGAGCTGCACCTCGAGGTGCTGGTCGACCGTATGCGCCGTGAGTTCAAGGTCGAGGCCAACGTCGGCAAGCCGCAGGTCGCGTACCGCGAGACGATCCGCAAGGCCGTCGAGCGCGTGGACTACACCCACAAGAAGCAGACCGGTGGTACCGGTCAGTTCGCCAAGGTGCAGATCGCGATCGAGCCCATCGAGGGCGGCGACGCCTCGTACGAGTTCGTGAACAAGGTGACCGGTGGCCGTATCCCGAAGGAGTACATCCCTTCGGTCGACGCCGGTGCGCAGGAGGCCATGCAGTTCGGCATCCTCGCCGGCTACGAGATGACGGGCGTCCGCGTCACGCTCATCGACGGTGGCTACCACGAGGTCGACTCCTCCGAGCTGGCCTTCAAGATCGCCGGTTCGCAGGCCTTCAAGGAGGCCGCTCGCAAGGCCAGCCCCGTGCTGCTTGAGCCGATGATGGCCGTCGAGGTCACCACGCCCGAGGACTACATGGGTGACGTCATCGGCGACATCAACTCCCGCCGTGGCCAGATCCAGGCCATGGAGGAGCGGGCCGGTGCCCGCGTCGTGAAGGGCCTCGTGCCCCTGTCGGAGATGTTCGGCTACGTCGGCGACCTCCGTAGCAAGACGTCGGGTCGCGCGAGCTACTCGATGCAGTTCGACTCCTACGCCGAGGTTCCGCGGAACGTCGCCGAGGAGATCATCGCGAAGGCCAAGGGCGAGTAA
- the rpsL gene encoding 30S ribosomal protein S12, translating into MPTIQQLVRKGRQDKVEKNKTPALEGSPQRRGVCTRVFTTTPKKPNSALRKVARVRLTSGIEVTAYIPGEGHNLQEHSIVLVRGGRVKDLPGVRYKIIRGSLDTQGVKNRKQARSRYGAKKEK; encoded by the coding sequence GTGCCTACGATCCAGCAGCTGGTCCGTAAGGGCCGGCAGGACAAGGTCGAGAAGAACAAGACGCCCGCACTCGAGGGTTCCCCTCAGCGTCGTGGCGTCTGCACGCGTGTGTTCACGACCACCCCGAAGAAGCCGAACTCGGCCCTGCGTAAGGTCGCGCGTGTGCGTCTGACCAGCGGGATCGAGGTCACCGCTTACATTCCGGGTGAGGGACACAACCTGCAGGAGCACTCCATCGTGCTCGTGCGCGGCGGCCGTGTGAAGGACCTGCCGGGTGTTCGCTACAAGATCATCCGTGGCTCCCTCGACACCCAGGGTGTCAAGAACCGCAAGCAGGCCCGTTCCCGCTACGGCGCCAAGAAGGAGAAGTAG